In Streptococcus sp. SN-1, a single genomic region encodes these proteins:
- a CDS encoding type II toxin-antitoxin system RelE/ParE family toxin: MEFNENVYSLIISETVQEQLRGIKDYISANYFSEQAGANTVKNILYGLERLEVFPEAGFDADERVGVIIYPPHKTRCIILGDYLAFYHILEDRKAVFVSDIIHSKQDYIRLFKKK, translated from the coding sequence TTGGAATTTAACGAGAACGTATATAGCCTTATTATCTCCGAAACGGTACAAGAACAGCTAAGAGGTATTAAAGATTATATCTCAGCTAACTACTTTTCAGAACAGGCAGGAGCAAACACAGTTAAGAATATTCTTTACGGATTGGAACGTCTTGAAGTTTTCCCGGAAGCAGGATTTGATGCTGATGAAAGAGTAGGAGTTATTATATACCCACCCCACAAAACTCGATGCATCATTTTAGGCGATTACCTAGCCTTCTATCATATTTTAGAGGACAGAAAAGCTGTCTTTGTATCAGATATTATTCATAGCAAACAGGATTACATTCGCTTGTTCAAGAAAAAATAG